GACGAGACTGTTATAAACGAAAGAAATGCTGAGACTGAGGCGGGTTACAGTTTCTTGTTAGGTCTTGAATCGGTTCCCCAAGATGAGGAAGTTCTTGTAATTGATGGTGATATTGTTGCTAAAGATGACCTCCTTTTGGGATTTCTGAATTGCGGCGCAAATAACGTCGCACTCACCAGGGCCGTTGAGACGAAGGTTGGTTTCGACCAAGGTGCCAGTGTCAGTTTCGCTTCTGGAACTGATCGCATAGAGTGTTGTAGCTTCGACGTAGAGAGCAATTATGTCTATAGCGGGGCTATGAGGCTTTGTTCTTCCACAGTTAAATCCTTGAGTATGCTAGATCCCGAGGATTACGAGCAACAGCAACTGGCAACCATAATAGATAATATAGCAAAAGAATCAGAACTCACCGGCTACACGGTAAATCCACAGACAGCGGGTGTACAAATAGTAGAAGAGACCTTGGATGGTTACTCCGGAACGGGGAAAACAAATCTCACCAAACAAAAAAATCGGATAACAAAAAAGGTGAAAGGTGAATCAAAAAAACTTCGCGATGAGATTGACAGGCTCAGACACAGTTATTCACGTTACCCAGACCATTTTCCAGAGATACTGGATGTTTCTTTGTTTGACGAAGAACCCTCGTACGATATGCCAGACTACACTGAAAGGGGCTTTCAACCCCTTGATGAACTGTTACGTTCGGGAATTAACCCAGATGAGCTTGTAGATCTCGCTGAAGACCCGCTAACGTTCATCACAGAGGAGTTTGGTGAAAGGACGGAACCGATAGCTGGCCTATACAAAAATACATTTCTTCCAAAGATACAGACACGGTATTCCGCTCTTGAAGAGGGCCGAGCTGATTTTAACACAGTTGCGAAGGCAGAAAAGATAAAATCGAATGGTGTAGAAATGCTTGGTTTACCGAAAGTGAAGCAAGTCCTCAAAAATGATGTTGAATTTCTTGGACGACTTGAACCTCCATATATGACAGATTTTCATGGAGATTTCAAGCCCGATAATATCCTCGTGAACAGATCAAATGGAGATTTTATTCTAATTGATCCTCGCGGACATTCAGAGATAGGTACCACAACACATGATCCAATGTACGACATTGCCAAATTCCTCACCTCCACGCACGGTTACTACACAGCATTCAAACACGGTGATTTCGAAATATCGTTAGAAACTGAGCCATCAGTAGCAGTCAATTATGCGATAGAAGGGAACCGCAGAGGTTACGAAACGCTAACCGAAAGCGCTCTTGCACAAGCCGAAGCAATGATAGACGGCGACTCAGACTGGAGGGTCCGTGTCGACGTACTAGCGGGTCTACTACTCATTGCTAATGCACCCGCTCATATTAATGAAAAGGGGGGAAGAATGTCAATAGCTGAGCTGGTACGTGGATTAGAATTATTCAATCAAGCTATAGACAGATACGATCCGAAATCGGAATATGAGGGCGAAATATTCAATATTAATACAGGAGAAGATCTTGAGAAGGTTCGGGCAGTTTTTAATCAAGAGGTTTGAGTTTTAATCTGTTGCATCTCAAGTTAGTGAAGACACAAAAACAGGGAAAGCAGGGTGGTACTCCGCTTGATTGAGAATCATTCGGTTAGATAACCCAACAACCGCTCTGAAGCAGTGAATGAGACAATCTCCAGTGTTAATACGGCGTCTTTCTATAACTAGACAAGGCCGTTGTTCTCGGCGACGGCTGATCTGGTCAGCTAAGACCACATTAGCCTCACCATCTCAGTACAAGTTCCGGTGTATGGGCTATTTTAATGACGCACGCCACGCCATCTTAAGGGGTAGCACTCCCGCAAGCAGTAAACCAGAAAAGCCCAATCAACGTGAGAACTGACCGAATAAGATGCAATTCTGCGGTTTCGAACCACTCATATCAAAGTTTTATCGATAAAGTTATTGGCAAACCACTTATGTATTTTTGATTGATTTTACGATCCGTTCACAAGCATTCCCGTCTGCATATTTAAAGAAATGATTTCGAATCTCTTGACGTCGGTGCGCAAATTCATCAGTGCCGTTCACGATTGATTCGAGTTGCTTAAGCAGCTCCTCAAAATTATTTACACGAGGACCAGCAATCACGTTGTCGTAATTAGGGTGGACACCACGTATCCTCGTGTAGTCAGTGTAATCAGGAGTATAAAAAATAATGGGCCTATCGAGCAATAAAAAGTCGAAATAAATTGAAGAATAGTCAGTTATGAGAATATCGATTTCTGCCAGGAATTGATGCGAGTCCGTATCCGGCTGAATAAGTTCAATTAAATTGCTCTCAAGAATACACGTATCTGTATCAAGGTCTCTGTGGGGTTTAATTAGCAATTTTGCATCATTTTGCTGGAGGAACTCCTCAGTTCGCTCCACATCAAAAACCTCATCAATATTCAATCCATGTCCTTCTCTCAGTGTGGGAAAATAGCCGATCACTACATCAGATTCCTTAATATCTAATTTCTCAGGCACTACATCAATACCGTCTATAGTATCAAAAGCGGGACTCACTATGGCATCCGTTTTAGGATAGCCAGTGTAGATCGTGTGCGTATCTCGATCAAGACGATGATCCAACCAGGCACGCGCCTTTGCTTCAGAGTCATATTGATTAAAATGGTTTCTCTCGTGTTCAGAGCTAAAAACACCATAATCAGGGGTTTTCCACGACACAAGCCTATGTAGCCAATTTGTATTTGAATCCGCCGACGCTTTAAGAGGGATTCCATGGCCCATTTGAATGATATTCGCCCCGCCTGTCAACCACCAAGGAAATAGACCAGGCCCCGCATCAATTGGAATGTATTTTGCTCGTAGGATATAATAGCGCCCTTTTATTGAATTCAATTTGTAGACTTCATATCCCTCATCTAACA
Above is a genomic segment from Halomicrobium sp. LC1Hm containing:
- a CDS encoding NTP transferase domain-containing protein yields the protein MVLSLKPSVIKLINDIRMIVITLAAGLGSRLVPSLEKPIPKSLISLGSENLLERQVRQLSRNGETKHIAVIGRQGECWTEDYIQQFEETVDETVINERNAETEAGYSFLLGLESVPQDEEVLVIDGDIVAKDDLLLGFLNCGANNVALTRAVETKVGFDQGASVSFASGTDRIECCSFDVESNYVYSGAMRLCSSTVKSLSMLDPEDYEQQQLATIIDNIAKESELTGYTVNPQTAGVQIVEETLDGYSGTGKTNLTKQKNRITKKVKGESKKLRDEIDRLRHSYSRYPDHFPEILDVSLFDEEPSYDMPDYTERGFQPLDELLRSGINPDELVDLAEDPLTFITEEFGERTEPIAGLYKNTFLPKIQTRYSALEEGRADFNTVAKAEKIKSNGVEMLGLPKVKQVLKNDVEFLGRLEPPYMTDFHGDFKPDNILVNRSNGDFILIDPRGHSEIGTTTHDPMYDIAKFLTSTHGYYTAFKHGDFEISLETEPSVAVNYAIEGNRRGYETLTESALAQAEAMIDGDSDWRVRVDVLAGLLLIANAPAHINEKGGRMSIAELVRGLELFNQAIDRYDPKSEYEGEIFNINTGEDLEKVRAVFNQEV
- a CDS encoding CDP-glycerol glycerophosphotransferase family protein, whose product is MRIYTYLVGRDSQIWVFSDFYSGQEFSQNKRYLFQYLSKENPGEDRPIWLTRSSELYERLLDEGYEVYKLNSIKGRYYILRAKYIPIDAGPGLFPWWLTGGANIIQMGHGIPLKASADSNTNWLHRLVSWKTPDYGVFSSEHERNHFNQYDSEAKARAWLDHRLDRDTHTIYTGYPKTDAIVSPAFDTIDGIDVVPEKLDIKESDVVIGYFPTLREGHGLNIDEVFDVERTEEFLQQNDAKLLIKPHRDLDTDTCILESNLIELIQPDTDSHQFLAEIDILITDYSSIYFDFLLLDRPIIFYTPDYTDYTRIRGVHPNYDNVIAGPRVNNFEELLKQLESIVNGTDEFAHRRQEIRNHFFKYADGNACERIVKSIKNT